Proteins from a genomic interval of Nostoc sp. TCL240-02:
- the psbE gene encoding cytochrome b559 subunit alpha, translated as MSGTTGERPFSDIITSVRYWVIHSITIPALFIAGWLFVSTGLAYDAFGTPRPNEYFTPARQEVPIVKNRFEAKKQVEQFIGK; from the coding sequence ATGTCAGGTACCACTGGAGAACGTCCGTTTTCGGACATCATTACTAGCGTTCGTTACTGGGTAATCCACAGCATCACCATTCCAGCATTATTTATTGCTGGTTGGCTATTTGTCAGCACAGGGCTGGCCTATGATGCTTTTGGCACACCTCGCCCCAATGAGTATTTCACACCAGCGCGGCAAGAAGTGCCAATTGTGAAGAACCGTTTTGAAGCTAAAAAACAAGTTGAACAATTTATTGGAAAGTAG
- a CDS encoding NAD(P)H-quinone oxidoreductase subunit J produces the protein MAEEESKPVPVEKEESLVQAGKVSQWLTENGFDHEFLAPDKNGVEIIKVAADFLLPTATALYAYGFNYLQFQGGVDLGPGQELVSVYHLNKVGDNSDRPEEVRVKVFLPRENPVVPSVYWIWKTADWQERESYDMYGIIYEGHPNLKRILMPEDWVGWPLRKDYISPDFYELQDAY, from the coding sequence GTGGCTGAAGAAGAATCTAAACCAGTACCAGTAGAGAAAGAAGAGTCATTGGTACAAGCGGGTAAAGTTTCCCAGTGGTTGACGGAAAATGGTTTTGACCATGAGTTTTTGGCACCAGATAAAAATGGTGTAGAGATAATTAAGGTGGCAGCAGATTTCTTGCTTCCCACTGCTACAGCCCTTTATGCGTACGGGTTTAATTATCTCCAGTTTCAAGGTGGTGTTGACCTTGGGCCAGGACAGGAATTGGTGAGTGTATATCACTTGAATAAAGTGGGTGATAATAGCGATCGCCCCGAAGAAGTTCGAGTTAAGGTGTTCTTACCACGGGAAAACCCCGTAGTGCCTTCTGTGTACTGGATTTGGAAGACCGCAGATTGGCAAGAGCGCGAGTCTTACGATATGTACGGCATTATCTACGAAGGACACCCAAATCTGAAGCGGATTTTGATGCCGGAAGATTGGGTAGGTTGGCCTTTGCGGAAGGATTACATCTCGCCTGATTTCTACGAGTTACAAGACGCTTATTAG
- a CDS encoding photosystem II reaction center protein J — MSGSGRIPLWVVATIAGLGIITVLGIFFYGAYAGLGSSI, encoded by the coding sequence GTGTCTGGAAGTGGGAGAATTCCCCTGTGGGTCGTCGCTACGATCGCAGGTTTAGGTATAATTACAGTCTTGGGCATTTTCTTTTATGGTGCCTACGCCGGACTCGGTTCTTCGATTTAA
- a CDS encoding fumarylacetoacetate hydrolase family protein, which produces MAQRYVRIQNQEGQIYYGILQLSLNVQVLDAPPWLQGQPTDLTLTPENYQILAPCAPSKIVAVGKNYAEHAAEMGTPVPSEPLIFLKPPTTIIPSEREIKYPPQSQRVDYEGELALVIGDYAFECTPEVAQTKIWGYTIANDVTARDLQKLDAQWTRAKGFDTFCPLGPWIVRELNPGARLQTFVNDDVNPVQSACIDQMVFSPDVLVSYISQVMTLLPGDLILTGTPEGVSQLHPGDRVRVEIEGIGRLENTVVAR; this is translated from the coding sequence ATGGCACAGCGCTACGTGCGAATTCAAAATCAAGAAGGACAGATTTACTATGGGATATTACAACTATCCCTCAATGTGCAGGTGCTAGATGCTCCGCCCTGGTTACAAGGACAACCAACTGATTTAACTTTGACACCAGAAAATTATCAAATTCTGGCTCCTTGTGCTCCCTCAAAAATTGTGGCGGTGGGTAAGAATTATGCAGAACATGCAGCCGAAATGGGAACTCCAGTACCTTCTGAACCGCTAATTTTTCTCAAGCCACCCACGACTATCATTCCATCTGAGAGAGAAATTAAGTACCCTCCCCAGTCACAAAGAGTTGACTACGAAGGAGAGTTAGCATTAGTGATTGGCGATTACGCTTTTGAATGTACACCAGAGGTAGCCCAAACAAAAATTTGGGGCTACACCATCGCCAATGACGTAACAGCGCGGGATTTACAAAAACTGGATGCTCAATGGACGCGAGCTAAAGGTTTTGATACTTTCTGTCCTTTGGGCCCTTGGATTGTGCGGGAGTTAAATCCAGGAGCGAGATTGCAGACTTTTGTGAATGACGATGTTAACCCAGTTCAATCTGCCTGTATCGATCAGATGGTATTTTCCCCTGATGTTTTAGTTTCCTACATTAGCCAGGTGATGACGCTACTACCCGGTGATTTGATACTGACAGGTACACCAGAGGGTGTAAGTCAATTACATCCAGGCGATCGCGTGCGTGTCGAAATTGAAGGTATTGGTCGCCTGGAAAACACCGTAGTGGCTCGTTAA
- a CDS encoding rubredoxin gives MSEPAVETPVLDRYECRACGYVYEPEKGDDKHDIPSGILFAELPINWRCPVCSAKKTAFANIGPAGTASGFKENLGYGFGVNNLTPTQKNILIFGALALGFLFFISLYGLQ, from the coding sequence ATGAGCGAACCAGCTGTTGAGACTCCGGTGTTAGACCGCTATGAGTGTCGTGCCTGCGGTTATGTTTACGAACCTGAAAAGGGAGACGACAAGCATGATATTCCTTCAGGGATACTCTTTGCAGAACTGCCTATAAATTGGCGCTGTCCAGTTTGTAGTGCCAAGAAAACCGCTTTTGCCAACATCGGCCCTGCGGGTACTGCATCCGGTTTCAAAGAAAATCTCGGTTACGGTTTCGGTGTCAATAACCTAACGCCAACCCAAAAGAATATCTTAATTTTTGGTGCTTTGGCCCTTGGCTTCTTGTTTTTTATCAGTCTCTACGGCTTACAATGA
- a CDS encoding DedA family protein, whose amino-acid sequence MSLELISLENIQELAHNYGYWAIFLGILLENLGIPLPGETVTLVGGFLAGSDELNYWLVLGDAIMGAVIGGTCGYWIGRVSGWPFLVKVGSIFRISEVRLLTIKDQFSQNSAKAVFFGRFLALLRVFAAPLAGIAEMPFGRFFLYNFLGAVAWASLMVTLAFFAGKIVSLEQLVAWVGQFAIAALLIITALIFVPLWLESRQVKEASSEE is encoded by the coding sequence ATGTCTTTAGAGCTGATTTCACTAGAAAATATCCAGGAATTGGCCCATAATTACGGCTATTGGGCAATTTTTTTGGGAATTTTGCTAGAAAATTTAGGCATTCCCCTTCCTGGTGAAACCGTGACCCTTGTGGGCGGGTTTTTAGCTGGCAGCGATGAACTAAATTACTGGCTGGTTCTCGGTGACGCAATTATGGGTGCGGTAATTGGCGGCACTTGTGGCTATTGGATTGGTAGAGTTAGCGGTTGGCCTTTTCTGGTAAAAGTTGGTAGCATATTTCGGATTTCTGAAGTGCGGTTGCTGACTATTAAAGATCAATTCAGTCAAAACTCTGCTAAAGCTGTATTTTTCGGACGTTTTTTAGCATTATTGCGAGTTTTTGCGGCACCACTAGCTGGGATAGCCGAAATGCCTTTTGGAAGATTCTTTTTATACAATTTTTTAGGAGCAGTTGCTTGGGCTAGTTTGATGGTGACATTAGCTTTTTTTGCTGGCAAAATTGTCTCTTTAGAACAATTGGTTGCTTGGGTAGGTCAATTTGCGATCGCAGCTTTACTAATCATCACTGCCTTAATTTTTGTACCTTTGTGGTTAGAGTCTCGCCAAGTTAAAGAAGCGAGTAGTGAAGAGTAA
- a CDS encoding Npun_F5560 family protein has product MSQSDTPNIQVLSTEVSQLRQELQLRDQLVQQLSQELFRLVKGNTSFMPQQPDIERDLSQLQALQEQLQAVEQQVAFYQEQITTRDSEIYQLRQSVQELTDRTRMLEQVVQELPQIYRRKFEERMTPVREKVAMLQRENRKLQAELQSVSYRLALKTRNASHSGIDLPNFPRPASEQTNLSTPQNA; this is encoded by the coding sequence GTGAGCCAATCTGATACACCAAATATTCAAGTTCTCTCTACGGAAGTTTCGCAGCTACGCCAAGAGTTGCAACTCCGCGATCAATTAGTGCAACAACTATCTCAAGAACTCTTCCGGCTAGTAAAGGGTAATACTAGTTTTATGCCCCAGCAGCCGGATATTGAGCGCGATCTGAGCCAGTTACAAGCATTGCAAGAACAACTCCAAGCTGTTGAGCAGCAAGTGGCGTTCTACCAAGAGCAAATTACAACTCGTGACTCCGAAATTTATCAATTGCGACAGTCAGTCCAAGAACTTACAGATCGCACTCGGATGTTAGAGCAAGTAGTACAAGAGTTGCCTCAAATTTACCGTCGAAAGTTTGAGGAGCGGATGACACCAGTGAGAGAAAAGGTAGCAATGCTACAACGGGAAAATCGCAAACTGCAAGCAGAACTGCAAAGTGTGAGTTACCGGTTAGCACTCAAAACTCGCAATGCTAGTCACAGTGGAATTGATTTGCCAAATTTTCCCCGCCCAGCGTCCGAACAAACTAATCTTTCAACTCCCCAGAATGCCTAA
- a CDS encoding SUMF1/EgtB/PvdO family nonheme iron enzyme: protein MAKNWAIAIGINQYDYLQPLNYAKRDALLMQEFLGNEAGFERIFFFSDDSPDVAGKSTRPTRTNLLRILRQLFENSFMGVGDNFWFFFSGHGIRYADRDYLMPCDGDPEDIESTAIAINFVTERLRRCGADNVVLILDACRNEGKKTGEGIGRQTAEEARQQGVISIFSCIPQEYSYEIDALQQGAFTRALLEGLGIQGQCATVERLEQYLRFRVPELVRQHKNTRQTPYVIAEPVNKSHLILVPRYATLNDIATLKNDAYQAEVNRNLDLAEQLWIRVLAAASGQDMDAVRGLQRIERLRNSSANPDLPQQTIPQASKSVTNTPITKPPQIPPPKATSPSPVTNTQTSGKVQFATSTIPTPSTPLKKLILPNLSRRRVIQTVGFAGAGLGLTIALPRFWPFKAINLKSFQFEVVTVDARGNISNRSNREAKYFIEDLGNGITLEMVEIPGGTFMMGSPLGEAERENDESPLHQVTVPKFFMGKYAVTQAQYQAIMGSNPSKFIGEKRPVEQVNWDEVVEFCKKLSTKTKHTYRLPSEAEWEYACRAGTTTPFYFGETITTDLVNYNGNSPYGSAPKGEDRQQTIDLGKFPPNSFGLYDMHGNVWEWCRYLCNSNYQDAPKDCSAWLTSKDNNIKMLRGGSWNNQAWYCRSAERIEHNIAYRDANIGFRVMVSVV, encoded by the coding sequence ATGGCAAAAAATTGGGCGATCGCGATCGGAATTAACCAGTATGATTATCTGCAACCGCTAAACTATGCGAAGCGGGATGCACTGTTAATGCAAGAGTTTCTGGGCAATGAAGCCGGATTTGAGCGAATATTCTTTTTCTCTGATGACTCCCCTGATGTTGCTGGAAAATCGACTCGCCCAACTCGCACTAACTTGCTGCGAATCTTGCGTCAGTTATTTGAAAATTCCTTTATGGGAGTAGGGGATAATTTCTGGTTTTTCTTCAGTGGTCATGGAATAAGATACGCTGACCGTGATTATCTCATGCCCTGTGATGGCGATCCAGAGGATATTGAAAGCACGGCAATTGCGATTAACTTTGTGACTGAACGTCTGCGTCGCTGCGGTGCTGATAATGTTGTCTTGATTCTGGATGCTTGTCGCAATGAAGGTAAAAAAACAGGTGAAGGAATTGGGCGACAAACCGCAGAAGAAGCACGTCAACAAGGAGTTATCAGCATTTTTTCTTGTATTCCCCAAGAGTATTCTTATGAAATTGACGCTTTACAACAAGGTGCTTTTACCAGAGCATTATTAGAAGGGTTGGGAATTCAAGGTCAATGCGCTACTGTTGAACGATTGGAGCAATATCTCAGGTTTCGTGTGCCTGAACTGGTTCGTCAGCATAAGAATACAAGGCAAACGCCTTATGTGATTGCTGAACCTGTGAATAAATCTCACCTAATACTTGTGCCACGATACGCAACCTTAAATGATATCGCCACATTGAAAAATGATGCTTACCAAGCAGAAGTAAACAGGAATTTAGATTTAGCAGAGCAATTATGGATTCGGGTATTAGCTGCGGCTTCAGGGCAAGATATGGACGCGGTGAGAGGTTTACAAAGAATTGAACGGTTGCGAAATAGTTCTGCAAATCCTGATTTACCTCAGCAAACAATTCCACAAGCATCTAAGTCAGTTACAAATACACCTATAACTAAACCTCCTCAAATTCCACCTCCCAAGGCAACCTCACCATCTCCTGTTACTAATACTCAAACTTCTGGTAAGGTACAATTTGCAACATCTACAATTCCAACACCTTCAACGCCATTAAAAAAACTAATATTACCTAACTTGTCACGGCGAAGGGTGATTCAAACTGTTGGGTTTGCGGGTGCTGGGTTGGGTTTGACAATTGCTTTACCACGTTTTTGGCCATTTAAAGCAATTAACCTAAAAAGCTTTCAATTTGAAGTTGTCACTGTGGATGCACGGGGAAATATTTCCAACCGTAGCAATCGTGAAGCGAAATACTTCATTGAAGACTTAGGAAATGGTATCACCCTAGAAATGGTGGAGATACCAGGGGGAACCTTTATGATGGGTTCACCACTAGGTGAAGCAGAACGAGAAAATGATGAAAGTCCACTGCATCAAGTAACAGTTCCTAAGTTCTTCATGGGGAAATATGCAGTTACCCAGGCACAGTATCAAGCAATCATGGGTAGTAATCCTTCTAAGTTCATAGGTGAGAAACGACCTGTAGAACAAGTAAATTGGGATGAGGTGGTAGAGTTTTGTAAAAAGTTGAGTACGAAGACAAAACACACCTACAGGCTACCTAGTGAAGCCGAATGGGAATATGCTTGTCGCGCGGGAACAACTACACCGTTTTATTTTGGTGAAACGATTACCACAGATTTAGTTAACTACAACGGTAACTCTCCTTACGGCTCTGCACCAAAGGGCGAAGATCGTCAACAAACAATAGATCTAGGAAAATTTCCGCCTAATTCTTTCGGTTTATACGATATGCATGGTAATGTATGGGAATGGTGTAGATATCTATGTAATAGTAATTACCAAGATGCACCAAAAGATTGTAGTGCGTGGTTAACTAGTAAAGATAATAATATCAAGATGCTGCGTGGCGGTAGTTGGAACAACCAAGCCTGGTATTGCCGTTCTGCCGAGCGCATAGAGCACAATATAGCGTATCGTGACGCTAATATTGGTTTTCGGGTGATGGTGTCTGTGGTATGA
- a CDS encoding photosystem II reaction center protein L, translated as MVERSPNPNNQPVELNRTSLYLGLLLVFVLGILFSSYFFN; from the coding sequence ATGGTAGAAAGATCGCCCAATCCCAATAATCAGCCGGTTGAACTAAACCGGACTTCGTTATACCTGGGACTACTACTAGTTTTCGTTCTGGGGATTCTGTTTTCCAGTTACTTCTTTAACTAA
- the psbF gene encoding cytochrome b559 subunit beta — MTSSNNINQPVTYPIFTVRWLAVHTLGVPTVFFLGAIAAMQFIHR, encoded by the coding sequence ATGACTAGCAGCAATAACATCAATCAACCAGTTACCTATCCAATTTTTACCGTTAGATGGCTGGCAGTACACACCTTAGGTGTACCAACTGTATTCTTTTTAGGCGCGATCGCCGCCATGCAATTTATTCACCGTTAG
- the ndhC gene encoding photosynthetic/respiratory NAD(P)H-quinone oxidoreductase subunit C codes for MFVLSGYEYLLGFFIICSLVPALALSASKLLRPSGYAPERRTTYESGMEPIGGAWIQFNIRYYMFALVFVVFDVETVFLYPWAVAFHRLGLLAFIEALVFIAILVVALVYAWRKGALEWS; via the coding sequence GTGTTTGTCCTCAGCGGTTACGAGTACCTTCTAGGCTTCTTCATAATCTGTAGCCTAGTACCTGCCTTAGCGCTCTCAGCTTCCAAGCTCCTACGACCTAGTGGTTACGCCCCAGAACGTCGCACTACTTATGAATCTGGTATGGAACCCATCGGGGGAGCCTGGATTCAGTTCAACATCCGTTACTACATGTTTGCTCTGGTCTTCGTCGTCTTTGATGTGGAGACTGTTTTCTTGTATCCTTGGGCAGTAGCTTTCCACCGTTTGGGGCTATTGGCTTTTATTGAAGCGCTAGTCTTTATTGCAATTCTTGTAGTCGCTTTAGTTTACGCGTGGCGTAAAGGAGCTTTGGAATGGTCTTGA
- a CDS encoding argininosuccinate synthase encodes MGRAKKVVLAYSGGVDTSVCIPYLKQEWGVEEVITLAADLGQGDELEPIREKALKSGASESLVADIKDSFVKDYAFGAIQANALYENRYPLGTALARPLIAKILVETAEKYGADAIAHGCTGKGNDQVRFDVSVTALNPNLKILAPAREWGMSREETIAYGEKFGIPSPVKKSSPYSIDKNLLGRSIEAGSLEDPSFEPPEEIYEMTKAIADTPNQPEYIEIGFHGGIPTTINGIAKQPVELIEELNRLVGNHGVGRIDMIENRLVGIKSREIYESPAMLVLIQAHRDLESLTLTADVTHYKRGIEETYSQIVYNGLWYSPLKVALDAFIQKTQERVSGTVRVKLFKGNSTIVGRSSDNSLYTPDLATYGADDQFDHKAAEGFIYVWGLPTRIWSRQIKS; translated from the coding sequence ATGGGTCGCGCCAAAAAAGTTGTCCTGGCATATTCTGGTGGAGTGGATACTTCCGTTTGCATCCCTTACCTCAAACAGGAGTGGGGTGTAGAAGAGGTGATTACCCTAGCAGCAGATTTAGGTCAGGGAGATGAATTAGAGCCAATTCGAGAAAAAGCTCTGAAATCGGGTGCAAGTGAATCACTCGTGGCAGATATCAAAGACAGCTTCGTTAAAGATTACGCTTTTGGAGCGATTCAAGCCAACGCACTTTATGAAAATCGTTATCCTCTAGGAACTGCTCTTGCCCGCCCACTGATCGCTAAGATATTAGTAGAAACGGCTGAAAAATATGGTGCTGATGCGATCGCTCACGGTTGCACCGGCAAAGGTAACGATCAGGTTCGCTTTGATGTCTCTGTAACCGCGCTGAACCCCAACCTAAAAATCCTCGCACCAGCCAGAGAATGGGGTATGAGCCGTGAGGAAACCATCGCTTATGGTGAGAAGTTTGGTATCCCCTCACCAGTCAAAAAATCTTCTCCCTACAGCATTGACAAAAATTTGCTCGGTCGTAGCATTGAAGCGGGTAGTCTCGAAGATCCGTCATTTGAGCCACCAGAAGAAATTTATGAGATGACCAAAGCGATCGCTGACACTCCCAACCAGCCAGAGTACATCGAAATTGGTTTCCACGGTGGTATTCCCACAACCATCAACGGCATAGCTAAACAGCCAGTTGAACTAATTGAAGAACTCAATCGGCTTGTAGGAAATCACGGCGTTGGACGGATAGATATGATTGAAAACCGTCTGGTTGGCATCAAATCGCGGGAAATCTACGAATCACCCGCGATGTTAGTGCTAATTCAGGCACATAGAGATTTAGAAAGCTTGACTTTAACGGCAGATGTCACCCATTACAAGCGTGGCATTGAAGAAACTTATAGCCAAATCGTTTACAACGGTTTATGGTACAGTCCACTCAAAGTTGCACTAGATGCCTTTATTCAAAAGACACAAGAGCGAGTCTCTGGAACTGTGCGAGTGAAGTTATTCAAGGGTAACTCCACGATAGTTGGTCGTTCGAGCGATAATTCCCTCTATACTCCTGATTTGGCAACCTACGGAGCCGATGACCAATTTGACCATAAAGCTGCTGAAGGTTTTATCTATGTTTGGGGACTACCAACTCGCATTTGGTCGCGGCAAATAAAAAGTTAA
- a CDS encoding Tic20 family protein, translating to MSWRGSTTVSDRIFACLPYLLPLIEVFVFGRYLLSDFPPLQLLFLPLLPLLRIYYGVRYAGMIIFFALFLLVVRNEKISHFIRFNTMQAILLDIIIFLFNILTDVVGLVPVGGFAIQTLSTTIFIGIVGAVAYSVIQSVSGRYAEIPAISDAVYMQVR from the coding sequence ATGTCTTGGCGCGGGTCTACAACAGTTTCAGATAGAATTTTTGCTTGTTTGCCTTATTTGCTTCCTCTGATTGAGGTTTTTGTATTTGGTAGATATTTGCTATCAGATTTTCCACCGCTACAACTACTGTTTCTGCCGCTTCTGCCATTGTTGAGAATTTACTACGGCGTGCGTTATGCAGGAATGATTATTTTCTTTGCTTTATTTTTGCTGGTAGTCAGAAACGAAAAAATTAGTCACTTTATTCGTTTCAACACCATGCAAGCAATCCTTTTGGACATCATTATCTTTTTGTTTAACATTCTCACTGATGTTGTGGGACTAGTTCCCGTTGGTGGTTTTGCAATCCAAACTCTATCCACAACCATTTTTATTGGCATAGTGGGAGCAGTTGCATATTCAGTAATCCAGTCTGTAAGCGGACGTTATGCAGAAATACCAGCGATTTCCGATGCAGTGTATATGCAAGTGCGCTAG
- the ndhK gene encoding photosynthetic/respiratory NAD(P)H-quinone oxidoreductase subunit K yields the protein MVLNSNLTTQDKQRIINPIERTTITQDLSENVILTTVDDLYDWARLSSLWPLLFGTACCFIEFAALIGSRFDFDRFGLIPRSSPRQADLIITAGTITMKMAPQLVRLYEQMPEPKYVIAMGACTITGGMFSVDSPTAVRGVDKLIPVDVYLPGCPPRPEAIIDAIIKLRKKISNESIQERDKIKQTHRYYSTTHNLKPVEEILTGKYLQSDTRSAPPKELAEAIGMPIPPALLTEKAQKEEQTRG from the coding sequence ATGGTCTTGAATTCTAATTTAACAACTCAGGACAAACAGCGAATCATCAACCCCATTGAGCGGACTACAATCACTCAAGACCTTTCAGAAAACGTCATTTTGACGACGGTTGATGACCTCTACGACTGGGCGCGGCTTTCTAGTCTGTGGCCGTTGCTGTTTGGTACTGCTTGCTGCTTTATTGAGTTTGCAGCTTTAATTGGTTCCCGATTTGACTTTGACCGTTTTGGACTAATTCCCCGTTCTAGCCCCCGCCAAGCCGATTTAATTATTACGGCAGGGACTATCACGATGAAGATGGCTCCCCAACTGGTGCGTCTTTACGAACAAATGCCAGAGCCAAAGTATGTAATTGCGATGGGTGCTTGCACTATTACTGGCGGGATGTTCAGCGTTGATTCCCCCACAGCAGTGCGCGGAGTCGATAAATTGATTCCTGTGGATGTGTACTTGCCTGGTTGTCCTCCCCGTCCAGAAGCAATTATCGACGCAATCATTAAGCTGCGGAAGAAAATCTCCAATGAATCGATCCAAGAGCGGGATAAAATTAAGCAAACTCACCGCTACTACAGCACGACTCATAACCTGAAGCCAGTAGAGGAAATTTTAACTGGTAAGTATTTGCAGTCAGATACTCGCTCTGCACCACCGAAGGAATTGGCGGAAGCGATTGGTATGCCAATACCACCTGCACTGCTGACAGAAAAGGCGCAAAAGGAGGAACAAACCCGTGGCTGA
- a CDS encoding STAS domain-containing protein, with amino-acid sequence MILTQELQVILFKPQGSIDLEGGKALSEQMAGVVPQAHQLWIIDLAKVNFMDSSGLVPLVKGLKAARQSGCRLVLCNVQAPVRLILELTQLDTVFEIFPTYKDIFTGKDI; translated from the coding sequence ATGATTCTCACACAAGAACTTCAAGTTATTTTGTTTAAACCCCAAGGAAGCATAGATTTAGAAGGCGGAAAGGCTTTGAGTGAACAGATGGCTGGAGTAGTGCCTCAAGCTCATCAACTCTGGATTATTGACTTAGCAAAAGTTAATTTTATGGACAGTTCTGGGTTAGTCCCTTTAGTCAAAGGGTTGAAAGCTGCACGTCAGAGCGGTTGCCGTTTAGTTCTATGCAACGTGCAAGCTCCTGTACGGCTAATTTTGGAACTTACCCAGCTAGATACAGTGTTTGAAATTTTTCCCACTTACAAAGACATTTTTACTGGCAAAGATATATAG
- the rpsF gene encoding 30S ribosomal protein S6: MTTNYETMYILRPDLGDEQAEQAITKYQNLLRDQGAEDIQIQNRGKRRLAYEIKKHRDGIYIQLNYTAPATAIAPFERAMRLSEEVIRYLTIKQDIAEEKPPKEEKEKPTKVAATV; this comes from the coding sequence ATGACTACAAATTACGAAACAATGTACATCCTCCGTCCCGACCTAGGAGACGAACAGGCAGAGCAAGCAATTACTAAATATCAGAATTTGCTTCGTGACCAAGGCGCTGAGGATATCCAAATTCAAAATCGTGGTAAGCGTCGTCTAGCTTATGAAATCAAAAAACACCGCGATGGGATCTATATCCAGTTAAACTACACTGCGCCTGCAACTGCGATCGCTCCTTTTGAACGCGCTATGCGCTTGAGTGAAGAAGTGATTCGCTATTTGACAATTAAGCAGGATATCGCAGAGGAAAAACCCCCTAAAGAGGAAAAGGAAAAGCCCACTAAAGTCGCTGCAACGGTCTAA
- a CDS encoding photosynthesis system II assembly factor Ycf48, whose translation MHSILKGWQRIAALLIVVIMCIGCSKVPSISYNPWKVISVPTDSNLLDIAFTNNPEHGYLVGSNATLLETNDGGNTWKPITLQLDEQKYRFDSVSFTGKEGWIAGEPGLLLHTTDEGASWSRIPLSEKLPGSPIAVKALADNTAEMATNVGAIYKTTDGGKNWKAQVESAVGVVRNLERSADGKYIAVSAKGSFYSTWEPGQDAWVPHNRNSSRRLENMGFTENGQLWLLARGGQVQFSDPTKPEEWQKAQYPELSTSWGLLDLAYRTPNEIWVGGGSGNLLRSGDGGKTWEKDREVEEVAANLYKIVFLEPERGFIIGDRGVLLKYLPNPEAA comes from the coding sequence ATGCATTCAATTTTGAAAGGTTGGCAACGAATAGCTGCCTTGTTAATAGTAGTCATCATGTGCATCGGTTGTAGCAAAGTTCCTTCTATTAGCTACAACCCTTGGAAAGTCATTTCTGTGCCAACAGACTCGAATCTACTGGATATTGCTTTTACTAATAACCCTGAGCATGGCTACTTAGTAGGTAGCAATGCCACCCTATTGGAAACCAATGACGGTGGTAATACCTGGAAACCAATAACACTGCAACTGGATGAGCAAAAATATCGTTTTGACTCAGTAAGTTTTACAGGTAAAGAAGGCTGGATTGCTGGAGAGCCTGGACTGTTGCTGCATACTACGGATGAAGGTGCTTCTTGGTCACGTATTCCCTTGAGCGAAAAGCTACCAGGTAGCCCGATCGCAGTTAAGGCACTGGCAGATAATACAGCTGAAATGGCTACTAATGTCGGAGCCATATATAAGACCACAGACGGCGGTAAAAACTGGAAAGCCCAGGTGGAATCAGCAGTGGGTGTGGTGCGTAACTTGGAACGTTCTGCTGATGGTAAATATATTGCAGTTTCTGCTAAGGGTAGTTTCTACTCGACTTGGGAACCAGGGCAAGATGCTTGGGTACCTCATAACCGCAATAGTTCTCGGCGGTTAGAAAACATGGGTTTTACGGAGAATGGGCAATTGTGGTTGCTAGCTAGAGGAGGTCAAGTTCAGTTTAGTGACCCAACTAAACCTGAAGAATGGCAAAAGGCACAATATCCAGAGTTATCGACCAGTTGGGGTTTACTGGATTTGGCATATCGTACACCCAATGAAATTTGGGTAGGTGGCGGTAGCGGTAATTTGCTACGGAGTGGCGACGGTGGCAAAACCTGGGAAAAAGACCGTGAGGTAGAAGAAGTTGCTGCTAATTTGTATAAGATTGTGTTCCTAGAGCCAGAACGGGGCTTTATAATTGGCGATCGCGGCGTTTTGCTCAAATATTTACCAAACCCTGAAGCAGCTTAA
- a CDS encoding photosystem I reaction center subunit VIII, with product MAASFLPSIFVPIIGWVLPAITFAFLFLYIESDDIS from the coding sequence ATGGCAGCTTCCTTTTTGCCTTCTATCTTCGTTCCCATCATTGGTTGGGTTTTGCCAGCTATAACCTTCGCATTTCTGTTTTTATACATTGAAAGCGATGATATCAGCTGA